The segment TCCTGATCTGCTTCAATCCATCAGCATGGTCTCCAGGGAAACCTCATTTGACTGGGGAGGCATCTGCACCAAAGGCCGGAAAGAAGGCGCCAGGGTCACACTCGGCGGCCCTTACATTAAAGCGCTGGGGAGGCTCGGATGATTGATAAGCTGATAAATTGTCTTAGGGAACGGGGCATAGACATCTGGCAGATCAGGGAAAACGGCATCAGTTCAGCTGAAGCATTCCTGAACGGAAGCAAGCTGGAAATGTTGCGCCTGTCGGACCTGTCAAGCTTCAACCTCAAAATCTTCAAGCCCGCGGCGAGCGGGGAAAAGGATCTGGGAATCGCCCAGGCTGAAATCAGCGCGGGTGCAACAAATGACGAACTTATCAGGGCTGTGGATCAACTGGCAGCCACCGCAGACCAGGCCCGGGTACCATGGTTTCCTATGCCGGACTCCGGGACTCGCGATTTCCGTATAAAAACGGCCACTGATGCTGATCTGCTTTCAGTGCTGGAAACCGTGTCCGGATTGCTGAAGGAAACTGCTGCTTCCGAAGATTTCTTTGTCAACCACGCCGAGATTTTCTCTACCCAGTCTCTGGTCAGCCATCGCGATTCCTCAGGCAGCTTCCTTCAGCAGAACATCGGTTCCGGAATTCTGGAGCTGGCTGCCGAAGTCTGCAGCCGGACCGGCACGGAATGCCAGATTTATCTAACCTTTTCCGGTAATGATAAGGATTTTATCCGCAATACAGTCTGCGAACAGATCAAGGCTTCCAGAGCTAAAATTCAAGCTGTGCCGACACCTGCCGGCCTCAAGTGCCCGGTAATCATCACCAGACCCGCTGTCACCAGATTTATGGACTACTTTGCCAGACGAGCCGATGCAGCATGCAACTATGGCAGCAGCCAGGCGCTCAGACCGGGGGACAGCATCCAGGGGCAGGACCCGCGAGGTGATCTTCTGGATATCGAACTGATCCCATGCCTGGAAAACTCATCGTACTCCAGCTGGTTTGATCAGGACGGGGTGATCCTGAAAAAGACCAGGATCATCGAACAGGGGAAGCTGAAAAACTACTGGGGATCAGCCCAGTATTGCCACTATCTGGGCCTGGAACCGGTTGGCAGGATCGAGAACATCCTCGTATCCGGCGGCAAACATCCGCTTTCCGTCCTCAGGCAGCCCCCATGTCTCGAAGTGCATGAATTTTCAGCCTTTTTCATCATTCCTGGATCAGGCTATTTCCAGGGCGAGATCCGCTTAGGCTGGTATTCAGACGGAAAATCCCGATCTGCGGTTACCGGAGGTTCTGTTTCCGGCCGGATCAGCGATGTCTGCGGGAACATGCTCTTTTCGTCGGAGATTCTGCAGTCCGGCTGTTTTCGCGGGCCTGTGGCAGTCAGACTCGACCCTGTGTCAATCGGGGGAGGAGGGTAATCTGGATCCCGTCTCTCTGATGTCGTGCAAAATACCGGATTGATTTTTTTAGCGATGATTTAATAAACTATCCTGCAAGCACTGAACTCTTAAGCAGCTGTAAAAAAGAGAAGATGGATAAAACACCAGTACCTTTAAAAAATGAAGTGCTCCGCAATGCAGTGATAGATGATGCGCTGGAAATTTGTAAGATTTATAATTATTACATCGAGAATACCATTATTTCTTTCGAAGAGGTTCCTGTTTCAGTCGAGGAGATGAAAAACCGAATCAGGGAAGTAACTGAAAAATATCCCTGGCTGGTTTGTGAGAAGAATGGCAGTATTGCCGGCTATGCCTATGCAAGCAAATGGAAAGATAGAACAGCGTATAGATATTCTGCCGAGAGCTCTATTTATCTTGCTCAAGATGCCGTAGGGCAGGGAATCGGAAACAAACTTTACAAAGCGTTGATTTCCAGAATTTCCGGGATGTCCATACATTCGGTCATCGGCGGAATTGCCTTGCCGAATCCGGCCAGTGTGGCGTTGCATGAAAAACTTGGGTTTAAAAAAGTTGCCTGCTTCAAGGAGATAGGCAGAAAATTCAGCCAATGGATCGATGTAGGTTACTGGGAACTTATTATTGACGATTCCAGACCGGAAAGGTGAAATTAAAAGGCAATGAAAGCAACAACTGGTTTTGGAGTGACTTGCAATGAGCTGTTACTTGCCAGCTCTCTTCTGCAGGATGGCCTTGCGCTCACTTAGAGACTTCTGGAATTCTTGATCAGACATCGAAGGATCACGCAATTTCAAAAAAATCTCGCAGGGAAACTGTGAACACAGACCACAATGTTCCAGGCATTTTTCATTCGTGCAGCAGTGGTAAACCGGGCACCCAGATTCTCCCGGCGCTGAGGACCAAAATGGCTTGCCTCCGGTCTGCCTGCACCCGGTGCAATCTTTTTTTAAATGGGAGCAGCCTCCACAGATATAGCCGCATGGAGGTGCGGCATTTACATCAAACATTTCCCCTCCTTCGTGAAATCTTGTTCATTTTACTTTTTTCGGTTGGCTCAGGAAGCTCTTTCGCTGTAAGCCTGATCAGTTCGCTGATCCATTCCCGGTCTTCAAACCTGTCTTCGATTGGAAAACGCAGCTTTGCTCCGTGATAGGGAGATGCCTTAAACCAGACCGGCCTTGCTCAGCGGGTTTTCGAAATGCTCCAGCTTTTCCCAGTTATCACGGATTATGTCGCGGATCAGAGTCCGGTTTACTATCTCAAGTAAAATGCCATCAGGGTCTTGAAAATAAACCGCATAGTAATCAGCACCGAATTCTAGATAGAGGCCGGGTTCGCTGACTTCTATGCCCAGCTTGCTCAGGCCTTGAGCAGCCAGGTCTACTGCGTTCATATCAGTCACCTGAAAGCACAAATGATGCAGACCCGGCACCAACTGGTCGTGCAAAGCCGCATCTGACCTTGCCGGCCGCAAAGTGTATTGCAGAGCACGGTTAAAATAATGAACATGGGGCTGTCCGTCTATAGAACCTGTTCCCTTGTGAAACCCCAGCAGCTTCATCACGGCATCGTAGAACACAGTGGACCTGGACAGGTTCGAGACTGTGATATAGATGTGGTCTATGCTTAGTACTTCAAGCGCCATCAGCGAACCTTTTCCTGAAGCCATTTTCTCTCCTTTCCCCCACCTTGTGCAGTGATTATTTTACAGTATTTTTTCAGGATAAAAAGTATTTAAGCATATCAAAACGCAGCACGAAAAGGCAGGATAGATGCGCTTTGAGGTGTATTCAGGCTGAGAAAACCTGATATTCGTGATACAATTTGTTGATCGAAAGGGTTTGAATAAAGAAGCGCAAGCAAAAACCGGTTGGAAGAAGGAGGGCCTAGTGAAGTGTTTCCCCGAAGTAATCAGTCAATTGCCTCAGGCTGATGTACTCCGTTCTGATCCTTCTGCTGACAGGAAAGGATTTTTTTTTAAACAAACGCTCTATATGCTTCCTTACGGTCACGGATCCGTAGGATGAAGATTTCCAGACAATCACGCCTGATCTGATAAATGATTCGATAGGATTTAACCCTGAATTTGAGATACCCTTTCCATGGACCTTTCAAAGGAATACCGGCATAGGGATTTTTCCGGATTTTTTCGATGGCTTTTTTGATGTCAAGTGCGGTAATCCTCTCGAATCTGGAAAGTTCCTTTACTGCAGCAGGATGAAAAACAACCTTATATTCCAAGATCACTGAAAACAGTCTCTGCTGAAACACCCTTTTTACCGTCCCTGGAGCGCTTCTGCGCCACATAGCCGTCAATGGCGTCTTCCAGAAATTCCCTGATCGCCTTGCGGATTATCCAGGGTTTCTTCTTTCCGGACTGTTCGCTGAATTCGTCCAGCATTCTGGATAAATCCTCAGGAAGAGAAATGCTCATAGTCTCTTTATTCATATTACCTCGCCTGTACAAACTATATCCGTTTCAGGAATCTTGTCAATAATAAAGTATTCGCGCAAATGATGCGTCTTGATTTGCATTGATGCTGTATTAACCGGTTTTTCATGATAGATTTTATTTGTGAAGGTGGGAGGATAAATGAATAATCACAAAGCCGACATGAATGACGGGATCGTGATCTGCAAAGCAGTGCCTGAGGATGCTGAGATTCTTACTTCTTTCAGGATCGGAATGCTGGAGAAAAAATTTGTAGTCATCCTGAAAGAGAAAAAGACCGGCACTCTGCAAAGGTCGCTTCTGGAAGCACATATCGAACATCTCAAAAATCTGCATCGATAAAATCTGCTTTTCCTTTGCGGGCCATTGAAAGACAGTGAATCAGCCTTATTGATCATCAGAGCGAAAAAGATGAAAGATGTAGAATCAAAATTCAGGTTTTGACACGAAGCAGTCGTTTTTGATCAGTTTCCTGAAGGTGTCCATCACTTTGGGCGATGAATCCAGCCTCAGGTTGGACACGCTTTGGTCATCATTCTGCCAGATCTCATGCCAGTATGAGACAGCCTGGATTCTGGGGTATTTTTTATCGATGATTGAGTTCAAAGCTTCAGCAATCCATCTCGCTTTTTTGTCAGATCCGTCATCGTATGCTCCGAATTCCAGCAATGCCAGAGGTTTGATCTTGGTCAGTTTGCAGAGTTTCGGGTAGGCTTTGTCCATCAATGAAGTGAAGCTCTCCCATTCATCCCCAGGTTTGAGAGGCCCGTATACGCTTACACCTACCCAGTCCACATACTCGTCGCCAGGGTAATAATCCGCGAACCTGTTCCAGGCCACGTCCGGGCTGTCTGCGTTATTGATATGGAAAAACCAGGTGACATTGTCGGCCTTTTCAGCTCTGAAGAGTTTCACGATGTGGCGGAAAGCGTCCCTGTATCGCTCAGGCCCGTCGTACTGATCAGGTTCTCCATATCCATCCTTATTGTTTCCTCCATTCCATTTCGCGTTCCAGGGAAACCAGTCGCCATTGGCTTCACAGGCAAATTCAATCATCAGGGGAGCCTTGACTTCCCGCGCAGACCGGGCAAAAGCACTCAAATCCTTGTCGAACTGGCCGGAAATAATCGCAGAGAGCGTGAATTTTTTCTCAGGGCATGCATCCACGTTTGATCTCGGGATAAGCCTGATATAAGGCAGAACTCCTTCAGCCTGTATCTCTTTGACTTCAACGGATGGAAAAGTGAAGCCGTCGCCAAAGGTTTTGGAAAAAAAAGCCCAGATTATCGGTTTTCCGGCAATTTCTTCGAAATCAGAGACCTTTTCCCTGGTCACTGCGTTTTCAAAGCCTGTTTCATTGGGATAACCGCTGAAATCAGGGTATGCGCCAAAATAGATGCCATTAGATGGCGGGAGCAGTTTTTTTGTGTAATACCCGGACTCGTCGGATGCGGATAAGTTTGATGCAATCAGCCAAAAGATTAAAAGAATATATAGACCCACAGCACCTTGTTTCATCATATAGCGACCCAGCCTTTCTGTGATTATTGGCGCGACTGATTGGCTTACCTACTTTTCAGGGCTGCAAAACCCGCAGCAAGGCCTGATAAGCTGATTTCTGGTGATACGAGGAGTCGTAGAGCAGAGAATCAGCATAATGCGCCCCCCAGTTTGGAGAGGAATAATTATCCCCGCTTTCGCCTCCGTTTACCGGATCAGACATTGAGCCGTATTTGTCAGTGAATCCCCACATCCCGAAACTCCGGCAGAGAGGATTTTTGACGAAATCGCAGCAGACAGCCAGTTTGTCGGAAAAAAGGGCTGGTCTTTTGGAAGCACCTGCAACATCGAGTTCAGAGATTCTGACCTTGACTCCCTTTGCCGAGATCCTGGCCATATTTTTCAGACACTCTGAAGCCACTGAAGGGTCTCCCTCAGGATCGTAATTATGGGCCTGGAAACCGACACCGTCGATTTTTTCTCCGTTTGATTCGATGTATCCGATCAGAGAAAGCACATTGTCAACAATCTTGCTGTTCGAAGCCTGATCTATGCCGAACTCGTTGATCCAGAGTTCACATGCCGGGTCAGCGGCGCGGGCAGCCCTGATCGCTTCCAGGATGTATGATGGCCCCATGGCCCAGAACCAGACCGAAGGATCGCTTTCCTCTTCCTTGCCGTTTCGAAGACCATAGGGATGATTCGCGTCAAGGGTCTGAAAATCATGGGAAAAGATTTCATTCAACAGGTCCCATTCCTCAATTTTGCCCTTGTATCTAGTGACAAGAGCGGTGATATGCTCAGTCATCACGGATTTCATCCGATCCCTGTCTCCTTTGCCGTTCGCATAAATCTCCCAGACCCAGCCTGGAAGAGCCTCGTGCCACACAAGACAATGCCCGTGGATGCGCATGCCGTTAACATCCGCGAAATCTACCAATGCATCTGCTTCTGCCCAGGCATAGCTTTGCTCCTGCGGATGCACTGCCTGAAATTTCAGGCACATTTCCGGGGTAACCATGCTGAATTCACAGGCAAGCGTCTTACCATACTGAGGATCTGACATGAGGGGCTCGACATTGCCGGCTGTACCGATCCAGAATTCATGGGTTAATCGCGAAGCCCGCGCCCTGAGAGAGTCAGGATTCACCGGATAGGACCTGATGCATTCATGATAGTTGTCATGGATAGAAACGCCAGATCCGCAGGCCGAAAGACTTTGCAGCAGAAATCCGCCTCCTGCCTCTGCGTCAGCTCCGAAATAGATCTTACTGTCAGTAAAAACAGTATCTTTGGCCTTGCCGATTTCAGCGCCATTCACAGAGAATTTCAGAAATCCGCCGGAACCGCTCAGGCCGATCTCCACTGCTCCGCTCAAGCCCTTCTTCAGGAAGTTCTGCTTTTTCATGTTGAGCCAGATTTCCAGAATGCCGTTTTTCAAGCCGAACCGGACATTTTTACCGTCTATGCGCCATTCGTCGTAGCAGATTGGAATGGAGCCATAAAAATCCAGAAAGGCCGATTTCTCCGGATTCTTTGTATTATCAATCACGGCACTGATCTGGAAATCTCCGGTCAGATCCAGTCTCGGACCGCAGAGATTTACAGGCGGATTGAAATACCATTTCCCGCCCCCTGCTCTGGGCCGGATCTTCCTGTCCAGCGGAGTGATCTCGACTCCTCCTTTGACCGGGACAGCTCCGGAAAAACGGGTCCAGTCGCCTGCCAGAAGATCGTATGCCTGAGGCTCTGCACCGGATGCAGAACAGGTCAGGACAGTTACTATAAACAGTGTTGCAAGGATTTTTGTCATATCCTATTCCTGAATGCTGAACTTTATAGAATTATAACCAGTTATTTATAGAATTGTAAGCAGCAAATTGCGTCAAATGAGTACGCCGTTAATTTGCTGCGTGCTTTGCAGAGCAATTTAACTATACAGAGGCGGTCCGCCTTCAGATTACCTTTCCAGCCCAGAGTTGATCAAGAAAGTTTTTCCATGGCAATATCTCGATCCTATTGTGAATTCTCTTCTCTTTCTCATTACATACCAAAATACTTTTTCTTGAGGGATGTGCTTCACGGAAGGATTCCAATCCGTTGATTTCTTTTGCTTCAACACGGCTGGTTCCCTTTACTTCAACGGCAACTTCTCCTTCCCCGAGTATGAAATCTACCTCCAGGCCTGCTTTAGTTCTCCAGAAATTAATTGCATAATCCTTGCCGCTGTATGACTTGTATGCCACCATCTCCATCAGCATGAAGTGCTCGAAAGCCTTGCCGAATTCAGCGCCTCTTTGCTCCACTATGTGCCTTTTCGTCAGGCAGCCTGCCACCCCTACATCAAACAAATAGAATTTGGAAGCCTTTGTTATGACCTGGCGCGATTGCTTCGTTTTAAAAGGCTCAACCCGAACCGCAAGCAGCGTATCCATGAGAATCTGATAATATTCCTTTACAGTTTTCGAATCTACCCCGCAATCCCGGGCGATATTGCAATAATTGGTCATCTCCCCGTGGCTGTATCCGAATGCATCGAAAAACCTTGAAAAAGCCGGTATGTTCCGCGTCAGGCCTTCCGCAAAGACCTCCTCACGCAGATAGTCCTGCACATAAGCCTTCAGTGATTTTTTACAGTCAGCGTCATTTTGCAGATAATGCCGCGGTATCAGACCATGATTCAGAACGTGCAGCAGGTCGATGCTCCCGATCTCCTGGCTGACAAACGGAAAAAGTTCATAACGCCATGCCCTTCCGCCCAACAGATTGGCCTGGCCCCGCTTGAGTTTCCTCGCACTGGAACCGCAAAGCACAAATCTCAAACCCTTTTCTTCTATCAGCGAATGCACTTCATCGAGTACCTGGGGTACCTTCTGCACTTCATCGAGTATTATCGGCTTTCTCAAGGATGCATCGTCTTTCGCAAGGATCAGTTCGCGCAGGAGCGACGGTTTTTTTGAGACTTCTAAGAACAAATCGGTTTTTAAAAAATCATATGTCAGACTATCAGGAAACCTTGCTTTCAGATAAGTTGTTTTTCCTGTCTTCCTGGCACCCCACAGAAAAGCCGATTGCCGCTCAGGAAGTTTTATCTTCAGTATTCTTTTCAGATTTTCCACAAGAATTAACCTCCAATATAGTTTAACTAATTTGGAGTATATTCCGTTTCAGTAATTTAGTCAAGCCGGGGCAAGGAAATTTGCCCACTCAGCTATGTAGAGGCTCTCAATTACTATTGATTATGAAAAAAAGCTGAAAACCTGTTCTGATTCTGCTGCACAATTGCTGCAACTTAATGCTCAAACCCAAGAGTGATTTGAGCATTGACATAAATGTTCCATGAAAGCATACTATCTTCAGAGAGCTCTTTTGTACAATCTGTGGATCAGGTTTTTTTTACTTCTGATTTTTGCTGCCGCTATTTTCTCCTGCTGGCAGAAAGAAGACTTGGACAAAATTCCAGGATCTGACAAGGACTCGGCAGAAGCGGAGATTTCTCCATCCCCTTCATACGGAGATACCATTATCAGCCTTGGAGATTCTCCTCCTGATTATTACATACCATTTCTTTACGAGGAAGAAGAATATTGGGACATTTTTTCCATGCTCTATAACAGACTTTACGATCTTTCGGATTCTGATGAAGTATTATCTGACCCGCATCGCATCCTGGTTCATCTTAAGAAAGATGTCCGATGGCATGACCAGCTTGATTTTACAGCTGACGACGTGGTTTTCACGTTTAGAGCGATTCTGGATCCTGAAGTTCAATCCCCTTGGCGTAAAAAGTATAGCCCTATCCTGAGATCTGTTGAAGCGGCTGATCCTTTTACAGTTGTGTTCATCTGCAGTGAAACGGCTGCAGATGAAATCTTTGATTGTTTCATACTGCCTGCTCATCTTCTCCATGGTTCGAATCCAAGGGATACACCTTTTAACAGAAATCCTGTGGGAACCGGCCCCTTCCATTTTACAGACTACACTCCTGGCGAGGAGCTGAGGCTTGACAATTTCAAGGGCTATTTCAAGGGAAGACCCTTTGTCGACAGCATGATTATCAGATTTATCCCTGACGAGTCCGCTGCTTTCCTGGCAATGCTAAACGGAAAAATTGATATGATGTATGTTTCAGTCAACCTCCTGGAACGAAAAATTTCCGATCCTTTGTTCAGTTCAAAGTTCAATGTCTATCTTAGTCAGAGGGCTACCAGCTTTTTATCAATACAATATAACTGCACCGATTCTGTTCTTAAAGATTTTAAAGTCAGGCAGGCGCTTACGCTGGCACTTGACCGCAAGCGCCTTATCGATGAAGTTGAGTACGGGTACGGCATTGAATTCGCAGGTCCGTTCCATCCCCTATCAGAATACAGTGATCCTGACGTTAAACCGTTGCCATTCTCACCCCAATCAGCCCGCAGACTCCTGGCAGATGCAGGATGGAGTGACAGTAACCATGATGGTCGGCTGGACAAAGATGGCAGGCAACTCACGATAGAAGTCGTCATGGTCAACTGGAAAGAAAGAGACAGCTGGTTTTCAGATGTGATGCGCACCCAAAAGCTCACCATTGGACTGATCAAAGAAATGTGGAATGAAATCGGTGTTGGACTTTCAGTGAAACCGGTTGATATAAATGAGTTGATGACTCTGAATAACAGTCGTGAGTTCTCGGCAGTACTTTTATGGTCAGACCTGAAACCGGATCTATCCGGCAATTACAGTCTCTGGCATTCTTTGCAAAATCCGGGACTGACCAGGGAGATTCCAAATGATGTCTTCAATCTTACAGGATACTCTAATCCTGAGGTGGACAGCATGCTGGAACAGGCCTTGTCGGAAACTGATCCTCAGGTTGTTGCAGGACTTTGCCGCCGAGTCCACAGGATCATTCATTCTGAACAACCTTGTTCATGGCTGTTTCTGGTGCCAGACGCGCTGGTGGCTGATAAAAGGATTTATGGAATTGAAACAATTGACGGCGAAATTGTGGTCCAGCCGGAACGTCTTTATGTACCGATAAACATGCAGAAATATCATTGAGTTCTCTTTTGCCGCGTTTTAGTAGGGGCATTCGGGAATAATCCGGACATAATCAAATCGTATGGGGTATAAGTGAGGAGTGCAGGATCTTCCAGAATAGGTAAGGAGGAAAATAACCGGAATACGTTCATTCTTCAGGAATGTGTATTTGGTCATTCCCAGGCCTGGCAGGATAAAACCGGAATCACACAACTGAAGTACTATGATCGATATGTCGAGGAATTGCTGGATAGTCTTCAGAAACAAGATTTATGGGAAAAAACTCTTCTGATTCTCACAGCTGATCACGGTTCACGTCGGAATCCGGCTGATCCTGAAAATTACAGGATTCCATTAATCTTCCGGGGCGGCATGGACAAACCTGGAAGAGATGATCGGTTTCTTTCGCAACTTTGTTTTGCCCGTCTGATCCGGGAACTTGAATCGCCCGATTCAGAGGAGCAAACTGACGAACCGATTCTGACTGTAGGACATTCCGGACAATGGGTATATGGTGAAATCCGGCCCAATGGGGATTGCCAGTTCATTGAAAATTCACGAGGGAAACTCCTGAGAAGCCAAGGAAATCTGAACCCTCTTGACTTGCAACAGATTTCAAAAATATTTAAACCAATTTACAGCACAATTTCCCGATCTTCGCTAAGTGGCCTTCCCTCCCAAGCAAGTGCACCCTGCCTGGCGCACAATAAAAGGGTGTGTCCAAAAAGTAGGACAGCCCCTTTTTACTTGTGCAGCAACCAGGCCGTATTTCTCCGACACTGCTGAGAAATTAGTGGTGTAGTCCTGGAAAATTGATTCCTAATCCGGCTCAAATACACATGGAACGAGAATTACAGATATAGGGACTCTGCAGTCGGATCGGACATGGACTGGAATTACACTTTCACGGATCTCAGCCTGGTCATGGACATGTATATCACACCTGACATATATCTTGCCGCTGATTTCGAGAAATTCAGCTACTGGAACACATCCGGAGGGGAATGGACAAGCGGCAAAATTACAGGGTCAGGATTTAATTTCAATACAGACAGTGGCTTCAGGACATATTACTCGTATATAGATGTGAAGGACTTTGGCTGGGCCGATGAAATGAAGTTCGGACGCCAGCATTACATCATCGGCCAGGGGCTGCTGATCAAGGGCATGGGCGATGGAATCCAGGCTGAAAAAAAAATCTGTGCAAAAAATGACACAATAGTCACTGTCGCGGGCATCAAGGACGACTCTGCAGACACAGGTTCACTCGGGGTCAGCAATGATAACGAAGGCATAGATCTTTTATACTCTGACTTGAGTTTCGACCTGAAGGATCTGCAGGCAGACCTGTATCTTGTCAATCAGCGTGATCCTCTCTCCGGCGTGGGAACAGGCTTCTACGACGCCACAACCACCTGGAAGCATGTGCACAGGAACAACTGGTACGGGCTCTCCTTATACGGGAAACCGGCGAACTCTCTCGAACTGTATGGAGAATATTCCAGGCTCAGATGGGATGAAAGCGTGGATGTGAACGGTGACGGAGCTGCTGAAAACGGAGATCCCGGCTATCTGGCAGGCCTCAGGTGGAATGTGAATCAGAAAACCGCGTTTAAACTCCAGTACGACAAGTTCGGGGAATGGTTCCACCGCCCGATGGACAGCGCCTGGGGTACGATCTGGGGTTACAACACAGGCCTGGACTTCGATGACGATATCTTGTTCGATCCTGCAGGGTACCGCATGAATTTCCACGATCTGATGACTGAGCTGTCTTTCAAGGTTTCCAAAAAGAGCACACTGCTCGGGCGATATGAAAAGATCAATGACAACTGCACATATGCCGCCCTCTCTGAACCTGACAGCAGGAAAGTCTTTACCGGCCAGTACCTTTATCAGTATAAGGAAAACACCACACTGACTCTGACTTACCGGAAGATAAACGTTAATCAGAATGAAACTTCATCTGCAGCGGGAACCCAGGTCGCATCCGGCAGCACTAATCCGTTTGCCGGAGTGCATGGCTTTGGCGGGGATGGATTCGGAAATGTGAGCGGGACTTCGGGAACAGACGGGAAAAATCCATATCTAGTGGATGACGTCACATTCCTCAGACTTTCTCTGGACGTTGCATTTTAGCGGCATCCAAGAGAAAAATTGGATATTGGCCAACTCCATATCCATAGATTATCAATTACTGATCGAAGAAATCAGGAACGTGGTACGCAGGGATTTCCAGGAGAGCTGCAAAATCTCATCTTTATCATGTAGAATATCAAAACAAGTTTCTCAACATTTATTGGCTACTGAGCATCTTTAAACAACACCCGTCCGGACAGCGTTTTGTCAACCACCCCCGGTCGTCCCCCCATGCCGGAAAAAGTTCGCGCCTTGATATAGGCTTCAGCGTAAGTAACATCCGCTGAGTATCCATTTACAATAGCCATGTGCTCATACATACCCCACCAGTCAGCCGGACCCTGCGATTTCTGCTGATAAAGTGCTACCTGCTTTTTCTTGATCACATCCGTGATATCAACATAATCCGTAGGGACAAACTGAAAAGACTTGGTGTGCGGGCTGTTGCTGGTTTCATAAAAATAGAGGTCGAATCCGAATTGCCTGTTCTGGAACACACGCCAGGCCAGCAGCCCGGATGCCTGGTGGTCTGAGTGTACATCAAGAGGCCACGGTGCCAGCACGATATCGGGTTTAAGCCGCAGCAGAATTCTTATCAATCTGTCAGTTGACGCTTTGTCAACTGCAAGGGATCCGTCAATTGCCCCGAAAAGCTCTACCTGTGCCCCTAATACTCCGGCTGCATTGTGGGCTTCCCTGGCGCGGATCGCCCGCGCTTCTTCCTGACTTTTCCCCCAGATTCCAAGCTCCCCGCCGGTCATGGTCAGAATGACTGCCCTGTCTCCTGCTGCAGTCGAATTGGCTATCAACCCTCCGCAGGATGCTTCCCCGTCATCGGGATG is part of the Candidatus Wallbacteria bacterium genome and harbors:
- a CDS encoding ABC transporter substrate-binding protein, which produces MKAYYLQRALLYNLWIRFFLLLIFAAAIFSCWQKEDLDKIPGSDKDSAEAEISPSPSYGDTIISLGDSPPDYYIPFLYEEEEYWDIFSMLYNRLYDLSDSDEVLSDPHRILVHLKKDVRWHDQLDFTADDVVFTFRAILDPEVQSPWRKKYSPILRSVEAADPFTVVFICSETAADEIFDCFILPAHLLHGSNPRDTPFNRNPVGTGPFHFTDYTPGEELRLDNFKGYFKGRPFVDSMIIRFIPDESAAFLAMLNGKIDMMYVSVNLLERKISDPLFSSKFNVYLSQRATSFLSIQYNCTDSVLKDFKVRQALTLALDRKRLIDEVEYGYGIEFAGPFHPLSEYSDPDVKPLPFSPQSARRLLADAGWSDSNHDGRLDKDGRQLTIEVVMVNWKERDSWFSDVMRTQKLTIGLIKEMWNEIGVGLSVKPVDINELMTLNNSREFSAVLLWSDLKPDLSGNYSLWHSLQNPGLTREIPNDVFNLTGYSNPEVDSMLEQALSETDPQVVAGLCRRVHRIIHSEQPCSWLFLVPDALVADKRIYGIETIDGEIVVQPERLYVPINMQKYH
- a CDS encoding PIG-L family deacetylase, producing the protein MKGIIVFFCILVSALQVYGQTSAQRTIVVIAPHPDDGEASCGGLIANSTAAGDRAVILTMTGGELGIWGKSQEEARAIRAREAHNAAGVLGAQVELFGAIDGSLAVDKASTDRLIRILLRLKPDIVLAPWPLDVHSDHQASGLLAWRVFQNRQFGFDLYFYETSNSPHTKSFQFVPTDYVDITDVIKKKQVALYQQKSQGPADWWGMYEHMAIVNGYSADVTYAEAYIKARTFSGMGGRPGVVDKTLSGRVLFKDAQ